Part of the Polaribacter sp. Hel1_33_78 genome is shown below.
GCCCTATACTTATCTGCTAATTCTTGTGCACCAAAAATGGCAACACAAAAAACTCCTATATAATCTGTTTTCTGACTTTCTTTTGGCGCAATAAAATCGGCTAATGCAATATTCGGAACTCCTTCTCGTTTTTTTAATTGCTGACGTAAGGTTCTAAAAACAGCAATTTCCTCTCCTTTTTTTTGCACAGAAATATCATCTTCATGAATTGAATTTGCCTCGAATAATCCAAAAATTGCTTTTGGCTTTAAAAGTTGTTTGGCAATGATTTCTTTTATCATCACCTGCGCTTCTTCATACATGATAGAAGCTTGCACTCCTACAACCTTATCTGTTAAAATTTCTGGAAATTTACCATGCAAATCCCAACTTCTAAAAAAAGGACTCCAATCGATAAACGGCAGTAATTCTTTTAAACTTAACTGTTCTAAAGTCTGAATTCCTACTTCTTTTGGTTTTATAATTTCTGAAGAATTCCAATCAATCTTATACTTTTTCTTACGGGCTTGTTCAATAGAAATGTATGCTTTTTCTTTTCCTCGTTTTAAAAACTTGTTTCGAAATTCGTCATAATCTTTCTTCAATTTAGCCACATACGCATTCGACGACTTTTTGTTTAATAAATCACCTACGACTGTGACTGCCCTAGAAGCGTCATTGACATGAACCACCGCATTTTTATATTGAGGATCAATTTTTACCGCAGTATGCGCTTTCGAGGTAGTAGCGCCACCAATCAATAAAGGCACTTTAAACTCTTGACGCTCCATTTCCTTCGCCAAATAAACCATTTCATCCAAAGAAGGGGTGATCAATCCGCTTAGCCCAATAATATCTACGTTCTCTTTTTTTGCAGCTTCAATGATTTTTTCTGGAGGAACCATAACCCCTAAATCTACAATTTCATAATTATTACATCCTAAAACGACACTCACAATATTTTTTCCAATATCGTGCACATCGCCTTTTACTGTAGCCATTAAAACTTTACCCAAAGCTTGTTGCTTTTCTCCTTTTTCGGCTTCAATAAAAGGGTTTAAATAAGTTACGGCTTTTTTCATTACACGAGCCGATTTCACTACTTGCGGTAAAAACATTTTTCCTGCGCCAAATAAATCTCCCACCACATTCATACCAATCATTAAATGCCCTTCTATCACTTCAATTGGCTTATCAGCTAGTTGCCTTGCAACTTCTACATCGTCAATTATAAAGGCATCTATTCCTTTCACTAAAGCGTGCGTGATTCTTTCTTGTAACGTATTTTCTCTCCAAGACAAATCCAATCCTTTTTCAACTTTCGACCCTTTTACGGTTTCAGCAAAATCTAATAATCGTTCAGTAGCATCTTCTCTTCTGTCTAAAATAACATCTTCAACATGTTCTAATAAATCCTTAGGTATATCATCGTAAATTTCTAAAAGTGCCGGATTTACAATTCCGATATTCATACCAGCTTGAATCGCATGAAATAAAAATACGGAGTGCATGGCTTCGCGAACTCCATTATTTCCG
Proteins encoded:
- the metH gene encoding methionine synthase → MKIKQTKYMRLSGLEPLVLNENSNFINVGERTNVAGSRKFLRLIKEEKFDEALAIARHQVDGGAQIIDINFDDGLIDGKEAMIRFLNLIAAEPDICRVPIMIDSSKWEIINAGLQVVQGKCIVNSISLKEGEEKFIWEAKQIKRYGAAVIVMAFDEVGQADNYARRIEIAQRSYDVLVHKVGFPSEDIIFDLNIFPVATGMDEHRRNALDFIEATRWVRQNLENVSVSGGVSNVSFSFRGNNGVREAMHSVFLFHAIQAGMNIGIVNPALLEIYDDIPKDLLEHVEDVILDRREDATERLLDFAETVKGSKVEKGLDLSWRENTLQERITHALVKGIDAFIIDDVEVARQLADKPIEVIEGHLMIGMNVVGDLFGAGKMFLPQVVKSARVMKKAVTYLNPFIEAEKGEKQQALGKVLMATVKGDVHDIGKNIVSVVLGCNNYEIVDLGVMVPPEKIIEAAKKENVDIIGLSGLITPSLDEMVYLAKEMERQEFKVPLLIGGATTSKAHTAVKIDPQYKNAVVHVNDASRAVTVVGDLLNKKSSNAYVAKLKKDYDEFRNKFLKRGKEKAYISIEQARKKKYKIDWNSSEIIKPKEVGIQTLEQLSLKELLPFIDWSPFFRSWDLHGKFPEILTDKVVGVQASIMYEEAQVMIKEIIAKQLLKPKAIFGLFEANSIHEDDISVQKKGEEIAVFRTLRQQLKKREGVPNIALADFIAPKESQKTDYIGVFCVAIFGAQELADKYRAKEDDYNGIMAQAIADRFAEAFAEYLHKQIRTKHWGYASGETLTNDELIKESYKGIRPAPGYPACPDHLEKETIWRLLDVENQIGVQLTESMAMWPAAAVSGYYFANKEAKYFGLGKITDDQVTDYSVRKGITKEKARKWLHPTLAEE